The sequence below is a genomic window from Desulfobulbus oligotrophicus.
GAACAGGAGAGTTCCGTTGCCCCGGTCATGAGTCGGGCTAAATCATAGGTAACCGTTTTGTTGGAGATGGTTGTTTCCAAAGCCGAGGTGATACGATCGGCGGCTTCCTGCCAGCCTATGTACTCAAGCAGCATGACTCCGGAAAGGAGAACAGATCCGGGATTAACCTTGTCAAGGCCGGCATATTTTGGAGCGGTTCCATGGGTGGCTTCAAATACCGCAACACCATCCCCGATATTAGCCCCGGGAGCAATGCCCAGTCCACCCACCTGGGCAGCCAGAGCATCGGACATGTAATCGCCGTTCAGGTTGGGCATGGCCAGTACCGAGTACTCATCAGGGCGAAGTAGAATCTGCTGAAACATGGCGTCAGCGATTCGATCCTTAATGACAACTTTTCCTGCCGGTACTTTTCCGTTGAACTGCTCCCACAGAACTTTTTCAGTGATGGTGCTGTCGCCAAATTCTTCGCTAGCCAGCTCATACCCCCAGTTGCAGAAGGCCCCTTCGGTAAACTTCATGATATTTCCCTTGTGAACCAGGGTGACCGAATCACATCCGTGGTCCAGGGCATGCTGGACAGCTTTTCGTACGAGCCGCTTCGTGCCGAATTCAGAGATCGGCTTGATACCGATTCCTGAATTGTCCCGGATGTGGGCACCCATTTCATTACGCAAAAATTCTATAACCCGGTTAGCCTCTTCCGTGCCGGCCTGCCATTCAACGCCTGCATAGACATCTTCCGTATTTTCCCGGAAAATAATCATGTTCACCAGTTCAGGTGCCTTGACCGGGGAGACAACCCCACGGTAATATCGCACCGGTCGAACGCAGGCGTAGAGATCAAGCACCTGACGCAGGGTGACATTTAAACTGCGGATACCTTTGCCAATGGGGGTGGTCAAGGGACCTTTGATGCTGACCACGTATTTTTTCAAGGCATCAACCGTGTCCTGGGGCAGCCATTCGCCGGTCTGTTGAAAGGCTTTTTCACCGGCCAGGACCTCCAGCCATTCGATGGTACGTGTTCCCTTATAACTTTTGCTTATTCCCGTATCCAACACTTTCCGCACTGTTTTCCAGATATCGGGACCGGTACCGTCTCCTTCAATGAACGGAATAACAGGATGATTTGGTACAATCAGGGAGCCGTCTGGTTGTATTGTAATGTGATCTGCAGTCACAGTATACTCCTTGTCGAGCGATAACACGCTATAGGTTTGTAGAAAGAGGTCTCTGCTCAAGATAAAAAGAGACCATGAAATATATATTCGATCCGATGTCTCCCGTCAATCAGGGTGTCGTTCGTTTTGCAGTGATGTCGGCATCCGGTTTTCCAGAAGTACTTGAAGTTCTGATGCCTGCCTGCTAAGGACAAGGTTGTCGACTTTTATGATGACGTGGTTGTTTTGTCTTTACTGCGCGGTAGAGAAGAGTCAGGTGGATTGATGTCTGAACCGGGGTGTCCCCGGAAAATGCTGACAAACGGACCCTGGCTCATGCACAGGACAAATCCTTTTCGGAAAGAAGGTTAAGGTATGTCATTTTTTCATTATATTCGAGGCAGTTGTACACTGATCCTTGCGCCGTTTATAACCCTTGCCGTTTCCTTGCTCGCTCTGCTGGATATTTACTGGGGGCGGCAATCAGAAATCAAAGCCCAGGTGTTTCCCCGCTGGTGGGGCCGGATCTTGTGCCTGCTTGCCGGTGTCCGTGTCAGGGTTGAGGGGATAGAGAACATCGATCCGGAACAAATCTATATTTTTGCGGGTAATCACAGCAGTCAGTACGATATTTTTTCATTTCAGGGGTATTTTCCCCATGATTTCCGCTGGATTGCCAAAAAAGAGCTGTTCCGGATTCCGGTTTTCGGCCAGGCGATGCGCCAGGCCGGTTATATCCCCATCGATCGTTCGCACGGCCGGCAGGCTCTGAAGAGTCTTGAGCAGGCAGCAGCCCGAATTACCGGAGGCAGCTCGGTACTTATCTTTCCCGAAGGAACCCGGAGTGCGGATGGTCGGCTGCAGGAGTTCAAAACCGGTGCAGTGCTTTTGGCTATAAAGGCCCGCGTACCGGTAGTACCATTGGGATTTAACGGTTCTTACGAGGTACTGCCCAAAGGACGGCTGTTGCCACGTGGCGGGGAAATTGTCATCCGGATCGGTGAACCTATGGCTACTACACATTACAAAGCCGGCGATAAACAGATTCTGGCTATGGAGTTGCGTGATGCTGTTTCCCGCCAGCTCGAGGATCGGTATCAGGGTGCTGATACAGGGCAATAGCACAGCACGACTCTCCAATAAAGCCCATGGGTGAAAGAAAAGTTTCTGCCTTTCTCTTTAGAGGAAAGCAATAGAATTTCTTGCAAAATCAATGAAACCTGTCATAATGTTCTGGATTTTGGCAGGTGTTTTTGTCCATAAAAAAAGTGCCGCTCATCCAATCTTTTGATCAATTTTGCCTGCAAGTTCCGCATGCGGCGTTGGTCAACGAACAAGACTCGAAGAGGAATCCTTCATGTCGCCGATATTACAGCCTCGTCGCTCCCTGTGTTTTCTAGCGCTGTCTCTGCTCTTTGCCATGTTTGCCTTTAATATGGCGCCGATGTCGGCTTTGGCAGTGGAGCGCAGCACTCTTTTTCTACCGTTTAAGATCAACGCGCCGGACAGTGCAATGATTGCCGGTCCGGCGGACAGATCTTTAGAACGTGAAGCAGCGGCCAGAGGCATGAGGATGATGTCGCGAGATCAGGCGGAAAAACTGGTTGATTATCGTGGTACCTGGCCACCGCCTGCTGGGGTGTTAAACAAAGTGGTGGAGTCCGCCAACGTGGATTATGTCGTTGTCGGCAGTCTTAATAAACTTGGCAACCGCATAAGTGTTGACTGTGTGATTATCGATGTGCTGGCACCCAAGGCCCCGTACTCTGCTTTCCGCGAAGGGGATTCTCTCCAGGATCTGGACAGGGTGACCGGTGAAATCGTGAACACGATGTTAGCCTATTCCAATCGGAGTGCTTCGGTTGCGAGTGTTGCCCCTGCAGGAAACGAACGAATCGATTCCGGTGCTATTTTGCAGAAGATATCGACAAAACCAGGTGACCTCTACGATCCTGTGACGTTGAGGCAGGATCTCAAGGCTGTTTTCAGTATGGGATATTTTGAAAATGTTGAGGTCGATGCTGAAGACACAGAAGCCGGCAAGAACATCATTTTCCGGGTACAGGAAAAGCCCCTCATCGGCAACGTGGTTATCAAGGGTGCCGATGCGATCAAAGAGGAGGATGTGCGGGAGGCTGCGAACATCACCACCAATTCCATCCTCAATTCCACGAAGGTGAACGAGGCTGTCTATAAAATCAAAGACCTGTACAAGTCAAAAGGATACTACAACACAGAAGTCACAGCCAAGGTCGACACGCCGCCGGGCGGGAATGCAGAAGTTGTTTTTGATGTCAAGGAAGGTGACAAGATCACTGTCGGTGAGATCAACTTTACGGGTAATGACTCTTTTTCAGCCGGCGACCTTCGGGATGTCATTCAAACGACCACCCGCAAATGGTGGATATCTTGGCTGACCGATGCCGGTGTGCTGAAAATGGATGTGCTGCAGCAGGATGCGGAACGTCTGGCAGCGTTTTACCAGAATGAAGGTTTTCTGGAGGCCAAGGTCGGCGAGCCGATCGTGAATCAGAAGGATGATGAACTGATTGTCACCTTTCCCGTTGATGAAGGACGGCGTTATCGTGTGGGCTCCATTGACATTGAAGGCGACCTGATCAAAGATAAGGCTGAGCTGCTTGAGGTTTTGCAAATTCGTGATGAAGAGTATGTCAACCGTCAGGTTCTAAGGGATGATATCACTCGAATTACCGACCTTTATGCTGAATACGGATATGCGTTTGCCGATGTTAATCCCAAGATTAACAGGTCAGCGGATGGGGAAAGCGTCGACCTTTTGCTGCAGGTGAAAAAAGGTGAAATGGCCTACGTTAATCGAGTTGAAGTTCAGGGCAATACCCGTACCCGAGATCATGTTATCCGTCGTGACCTCAGGGTGGAAGAGGGGGGGCGCTACGATGCCAAGGCTATCCGAACTTCGACACAAAAACTGAAACGATTGGGTTTTTTTGAAGATGTGACGATTACTCCGCAGCCAACCATGGTGGAAAATCAGATGGACGTAGTGGTTGACGTTAAAGAGAAGCCCACCGGTTCTTTTCAGATCGGTGCCGGGTACTCTTCATCTGAAAGAATGCTGTTCATGGGTGAAATTTCTGAAGACAACCTCTTTGGTACTGGAAACCGATTGTCTTTTGCGGCAAGTACCAGCTATAAGAGTACCCGGTACAACTTGAGATTTGTAAATCCCAGGATCCTCGACTCCCAGGTTTCCGGCAGCGTTGATCTGTTTAATTGGGAAAGAGAGTATGATGACTTTACGAAAGATTCCACCGGCGCCTCCCTGCGCTTAGGACATCCTCTTTATGAAGAGTGGCGAATTTATTACGGATACACCATCTCTGACACTGATTTGTCGGATATCAATGAAGCGAATATTAATTCAGCCATATTGAAATCCAAAGATATCAATCTGATGAGCATGCCGGAGATCGGTCTGGTTCGTGATACCCGAGATAAATCCTTCTCACCAACTCGGGGGTCACGCAACAGTATCAACGTCAGTTATGCGGGCGGGCCGTTCGGTGGTGATGCCGAGTTTACCAAAGTTGAAGGATCCACTGCCTGGTGGTTTCCGATGATCTGGAGTACGGTTTTTCATGCCAAGCTCGCGGCTGGACAGGCTTTTGAGAATAAAACAGATAAGTTGCCTGTCTATGAAAAATTCTTTTTGGGTGGCATGAATTCAATCCGCGGTTTCAAGTCTGCCGCGATCAGCCCCATTGATCAGTATGGGGACAAGGTCGGTGGTGACAAGATGTGGTACGGAACGGTTGCCATCGTCTTTCCTCTGTTTAAAGACATGGGTATGGATGGTGAAATCTTTCACGATTTTGGTAATGTCTACGGTGAGGGAATACCCGGCGGAGACGATAAATGGGATTTTAGTGAGTACAAGAAGACCGCCGGTGTCGGCATTATGTGGGCCTCTCCGCTTGGTCCGATCCGTTTGGCCTGGGGGGCTAATCTGGACCGGAAAACCGGAGAGCAGAATTCTACCTGGGATTTCAGTATGGGGGGGACATTTTAATCCTCTTCCACCCCTCTGTCTGATCGCGTTTTATGCAGTCAATCATTGCGCGACTGCGTGAAAGCGGTCATCCTCCTGATATTTTCGGCCTTCACAGTGCTTCAGCCGCTCTGTTTCTCAGCAGAGCGGTTGAAGCACTGCAACGTTCATACTGTGTTATCCTTCCTTCCGACGATCAACTGGAAGTTCTTGCTCAGGATTTCGCTTTTTTCTCCGATACCCGGGTACTTGTCTACCCAGGTTATGAGATTCCTCCCTACAGTCCTCTTTCTCCGGATCCGGCAACCGTCTGTTCCCGATTAGCAACACTGTATCAACTGCTGGAGCACACGGCCCCCTGTATCGTTCTGGCTTCAGTGGAGGCGGTACTGCGACGAGTTCTACCGAGTCGAGTGTTGAGCCGGCATTGTGAGTTGGTGCAGATCGGCGAGGAGATTGAACAGGAACCCCTGATAGCCGCACTCATTGCGGCTGGTTATCAGATGAGCGAGATGGTGCGGCAGGAAGGAGATCTGGCTTTACGGGGTGGGATTATTGATGTCTATCCTCCGCATTTGGGGACCGCAAAAAACGGTCCGCTCCGGCTCGATTTTTTTGGTGATGTGCTGGAGTCGATTCGTGTTTTTGATCCGATCTCACAGAGATCTCTTCAGGAGATCTCGGAAGCGGTCCTGGTGCCGGCCACTGATATACTCTTCCCTCCACCAGAGCAGCGACAAGACATTGTAGCCGCAGCTGATACTGCTGCCGTACAGTATCATTGGTCGTCGGATGAACACCGTCTTGTCCGTGATCGTCTGTCCACGGGACAAACCTTTCCCGGCCTCGAATCGTTGTTGCCTCTGGTCTATGGCGGCAGATCCGGGCTGCAGACATTTTTTGATTATCTGCCGGCTCACACTGCCCTTGTTGTGTATGACCCCATTGCCGTTCACCAGCAGCAGCAGCTGGTTCGCGAGCGGATTCATGCAAATTATGAGGAGGCATTGAACCGGAATTCAGCGATCTTATCACCAGAAGACCTGTTCCTCAGTGAGGCTGAATGGGAAACAAACCATGACCAGCTCCTTGCGGCTCGACTCGCTTTTCTCCACGAACCTGATCAGGACCAGAAACTGACGCTGACCTGTGCCACAGGAGATCATGCCTTGCTCGCTCAGGAGATCGAGATTCAACGTAAGAAGCGTGGTATGCTGCCACCGCTGGTGGATCGCATGCAGCAGTGGCTGAGAAACGGTGAGCAAATCGTTTTAGCCTGTCGATCATCACGACAGGCCGGTCATCTTCAAGAAATGCTTGCTCATTACCAGCTGCGTACCGTTCTTCTGCCTGCGCCGTTTGCTTTAGAAAATATTGTTGAGAAGGATGTTATCTACTGTTTTGATCAACCGCTTTCCCGTGGTTTTGATCTGCTCACTGAACACCTGCATTTTCTTTCTGCTGAGGAACTCTTTGGTGACAAACGCTTAGGCAAGCGACAACGCCGGAGTAAGCAGGAGTATGCTGAACCGGTGCAGATCGAACACCTGCAGGAGGGTGAATTTGTCGTTCATCGCGATCATGGCATAGGGATCTTCCGAGGGCTGGTCAATATGGAGATATCCGGCCGGCATGGTGACTTCATGCTGATTGCCTATCGGGATGACAACAAACTGTATGTCCCGGTGGATCGGCTGCACTGGGTCAGCCGTTACCAGGGGTTGACGGATCAGGAGCCAAAGCTCGACAGCCTTGGTTCGCAGCGATGGCAAAGTGCAAAAAAGAAGGTAACAGAGGCTGTCTGGAAGATTGCCCAGGAGTTACTCGACATCTACGCACAACGGGAACTCCGCGAAGGGCACAGTTTTTCTGCTCCCGGTGCACTGTACGAGCAACTGGAGGAATCTTTTCCCTATGATGAGACCAGTGGACAGGCCAGGGCTATAAATGATGTGCTTGGTGATTTGCGTCGCGAACAACCTATGGACCGTCTGGTGTGCGGGGATGTTGGATACGGTAAGACAGAAGTAGCGGCACGGGCAGCGTTTAAGGTGATAGAGGACGGCTATCAGGTCGCCATTCTGGTGCCGACAACTGTATTGGCAGAACAGCATGCCGCCACATTTCGAGAGCGATTTGCATCATTTCCCGTTGAGATCGCGTGTCTCAATCGTTTTCGGAGCAGCCGGCGACAAAAGGAAATCGTCGCCCAATTAGCAGCCGGCACCATTGATTTGATTATTGGTACCCACCGTTTACTGTCAAAGGATATTCAGTTTAAAAAACTCGGGTTGCTGGTTGTTGACGAAGAGCATCGTTTTGGTGTGTCTCATAAAGAGAAAATTAAGAAGATCAAGGCAACCGTTGATGTCCTGACGCTCACCGCCACGCCCATCCCGCGGACGCTTCAGATGTCTTTATTGGGAATACGTGATCTTTCTGTAATTTCGACACCGCCTCAGCAACGCCGGTCAGTTAAAACCTTTGTAGCGAAATACGATCAGCTTGTTATTCGCGAAGCAATAGCGCGGGAACTGGGACGGGGCGGCCAGATATTTTTTGTTCATAACCGAGTGCGCTCCATTCACCGTATCGCTGCTGCCATCGCCGCCCTTGTTCCCCAGGCGCGGATTGGAGTTGCACACGGACAAATGGCCGGTACGCAGCTTGAAGACATTATGGTTCGTTTCATTAATCATGAACTTGATATACTGATGTGCACAACCATAATCGAATCAGGATTGGATATTCCAAACGCCAATACCATCATCATCAATCGGGCTGATCACCTCGGGCTTGCCGATATCTATCAGTTGCGGGGCAGAGTCGGGCGATCTTCCCGTCAAGCGTATGCCTATTTACTGGTCGCCTCACTTGATCACCTCACTCCGGACGCTCAACAGCGACTGCGGGCCCTGATGGACTGTTCAGAGTTAGGAGGCGGGTTTAAATTAGCGATGAACGATCTCCAGATTCGTGGTGGAGGTAATCTGCTGGGCGTTTCTCAGTCCGGGCACATCGCTGCTGTGGGGTATGATCTGTATTTGGAATTGCTGCAGGCCACGGTAACAGATTTGAAGCGTAAGGTGCAGGCCGGGGAGATGTTGCCGGTGGCGGAAGATACGATTGATCCGGAAATTAAGCTCCGTGTTGCCGCCTACTTGCCGGACACCTATATTCAGGATGCCAGTCAGCGCTACCATGTCTACCGGCGGTTGTCAGTCGCTGGTAATGGCTCAAACGCAGATCTGGATGACGCGGAGGAAGAGGTGGTGGACAGGTATGGCCCCCTGCCTCCGGAAGGACGGACCCTGATAACAGCGATCAGACTGAAGCAGCGGCTACGCACCCTGGGTATCAACAAGCTGGAGCAGGGAGAAGGTTGTCTGATTGTTTCTTTTGCTGCTACGACCACGGTTGAACCGAGCCGGATCGTACATCTTATTGAACAGCAATCGAATAAAAAACAGCGCACGTCATCGATCCGTTTGACATCAGATCAACGGCTGGTGGTCTCTCTCGGTCAACAGGAAGACCCTTTTACTCAAATCGACTCGTTGTTAAACACCCTGGCAGAGCCTGTTAGCATTGTCTCTTGATAGAAAAACGCCCATTGTGTCAACAGTGTTTTCAGCACAGAGTTGCTCTTAAGTATGACGCCGTGTTGTCGGCTTTTCTTGTAAAGTTGTGTGATACGTCCTTCGAATCAGCGGCAAAGAAGTGTGTGCGGAGAGGATCATTCTACTGAACAGGCCATAGCACCAAACGGTACTATGGCCTGTGCTGTCTATCAGGGTAGGGCCGGTTTACGCTTTCTTTTTCGTTTTAGTCGTCCGTGCCTTGGCAGGTGAAGTCTTCTGTTTTTTGAGGTCCCCCACAGCGGCTTCCAGTGCTTCAATCGAGGCAACCAGTGGAGCGGGATCAAATGCAGGGGCATCTTCTTTTGTTTCCAGATGCTGCAATCGCTCCGGAATGTTACCGAGGATCTTTTCCGGGGTAATGGTCGTCACCTGCTGCAGAGTCTGACTGATTTTCTGTTCCAGCACGGTTGCATCCGCCTGCAGCGCCCCAAGATTTTTACCGGTCGTGGCCAGTTCGGCGGTCACCGTTTCCAGATGGCCGGCAGTCAGAAAATCCGAACTTCTTTCTTCCAAAACCTGCAGTTTACTGGTCAGGTTGGAGAGTTGGCTGCTCAGTGCCTGCTGACTTTCGGCCATTTTCTGGATGTCACCGGCAATTTGAGCGGAGAGTGTATCGGAAGAAGACGACTCGTGGACAGGTGATTGCTGGACAGGAGCTGCCGGTATGTCCCGGGTGGGAATTTCCTCTGGACGGACAGTCTCCGCAGTGGCGACTGTTGGACGATATCGGCTGATAAATGATTGTGAAAGATCGATCACTGCAACTCTGATCGCCTGGTACATTGAGGCAGCTGCCGCTTTATTGGTGAGTGAAACTGCAAACAGGAAGATGGCAATGAGAACGGCGATGGAGAGGGTCACTCCG
It includes:
- the icd gene encoding isocitrate dehydrogenase (NADP(+)) encodes the protein MTADHITIQPDGSLIVPNHPVIPFIEGDGTGPDIWKTVRKVLDTGISKSYKGTRTIEWLEVLAGEKAFQQTGEWLPQDTVDALKKYVVSIKGPLTTPIGKGIRSLNVTLRQVLDLYACVRPVRYYRGVVSPVKAPELVNMIIFRENTEDVYAGVEWQAGTEEANRVIEFLRNEMGAHIRDNSGIGIKPISEFGTKRLVRKAVQHALDHGCDSVTLVHKGNIMKFTEGAFCNWGYELASEEFGDSTITEKVLWEQFNGKVPAGKVVIKDRIADAMFQQILLRPDEYSVLAMPNLNGDYMSDALAAQVGGLGIAPGANIGDGVAVFEATHGTAPKYAGLDKVNPGSVLLSGVMLLEYIGWQEAADRITSALETTISNKTVTYDLARLMTGATELSCSGFGNAIIDNM
- a CDS encoding lysophospholipid acyltransferase family protein — encoded protein: MSFFHYIRGSCTLILAPFITLAVSLLALLDIYWGRQSEIKAQVFPRWWGRILCLLAGVRVRVEGIENIDPEQIYIFAGNHSSQYDIFSFQGYFPHDFRWIAKKELFRIPVFGQAMRQAGYIPIDRSHGRQALKSLEQAAARITGGSSVLIFPEGTRSADGRLQEFKTGAVLLAIKARVPVVPLGFNGSYEVLPKGRLLPRGGEIVIRIGEPMATTHYKAGDKQILAMELRDAVSRQLEDRYQGADTGQ
- the bamA gene encoding outer membrane protein assembly factor BamA, translated to MSPILQPRRSLCFLALSLLFAMFAFNMAPMSALAVERSTLFLPFKINAPDSAMIAGPADRSLEREAAARGMRMMSRDQAEKLVDYRGTWPPPAGVLNKVVESANVDYVVVGSLNKLGNRISVDCVIIDVLAPKAPYSAFREGDSLQDLDRVTGEIVNTMLAYSNRSASVASVAPAGNERIDSGAILQKISTKPGDLYDPVTLRQDLKAVFSMGYFENVEVDAEDTEAGKNIIFRVQEKPLIGNVVIKGADAIKEEDVREAANITTNSILNSTKVNEAVYKIKDLYKSKGYYNTEVTAKVDTPPGGNAEVVFDVKEGDKITVGEINFTGNDSFSAGDLRDVIQTTTRKWWISWLTDAGVLKMDVLQQDAERLAAFYQNEGFLEAKVGEPIVNQKDDELIVTFPVDEGRRYRVGSIDIEGDLIKDKAELLEVLQIRDEEYVNRQVLRDDITRITDLYAEYGYAFADVNPKINRSADGESVDLLLQVKKGEMAYVNRVEVQGNTRTRDHVIRRDLRVEEGGRYDAKAIRTSTQKLKRLGFFEDVTITPQPTMVENQMDVVVDVKEKPTGSFQIGAGYSSSERMLFMGEISEDNLFGTGNRLSFAASTSYKSTRYNLRFVNPRILDSQVSGSVDLFNWEREYDDFTKDSTGASLRLGHPLYEEWRIYYGYTISDTDLSDINEANINSAILKSKDINLMSMPEIGLVRDTRDKSFSPTRGSRNSINVSYAGGPFGGDAEFTKVEGSTAWWFPMIWSTVFHAKLAAGQAFENKTDKLPVYEKFFLGGMNSIRGFKSAAISPIDQYGDKVGGDKMWYGTVAIVFPLFKDMGMDGEIFHDFGNVYGEGIPGGDDKWDFSEYKKTAGVGIMWASPLGPIRLAWGANLDRKTGEQNSTWDFSMGGTF
- the mfd gene encoding transcription-repair coupling factor; the protein is MQSIIARLRESGHPPDIFGLHSASAALFLSRAVEALQRSYCVILPSDDQLEVLAQDFAFFSDTRVLVYPGYEIPPYSPLSPDPATVCSRLATLYQLLEHTAPCIVLASVEAVLRRVLPSRVLSRHCELVQIGEEIEQEPLIAALIAAGYQMSEMVRQEGDLALRGGIIDVYPPHLGTAKNGPLRLDFFGDVLESIRVFDPISQRSLQEISEAVLVPATDILFPPPEQRQDIVAAADTAAVQYHWSSDEHRLVRDRLSTGQTFPGLESLLPLVYGGRSGLQTFFDYLPAHTALVVYDPIAVHQQQQLVRERIHANYEEALNRNSAILSPEDLFLSEAEWETNHDQLLAARLAFLHEPDQDQKLTLTCATGDHALLAQEIEIQRKKRGMLPPLVDRMQQWLRNGEQIVLACRSSRQAGHLQEMLAHYQLRTVLLPAPFALENIVEKDVIYCFDQPLSRGFDLLTEHLHFLSAEELFGDKRLGKRQRRSKQEYAEPVQIEHLQEGEFVVHRDHGIGIFRGLVNMEISGRHGDFMLIAYRDDNKLYVPVDRLHWVSRYQGLTDQEPKLDSLGSQRWQSAKKKVTEAVWKIAQELLDIYAQRELREGHSFSAPGALYEQLEESFPYDETSGQARAINDVLGDLRREQPMDRLVCGDVGYGKTEVAARAAFKVIEDGYQVAILVPTTVLAEQHAATFRERFASFPVEIACLNRFRSSRRQKEIVAQLAAGTIDLIIGTHRLLSKDIQFKKLGLLVVDEEHRFGVSHKEKIKKIKATVDVLTLTATPIPRTLQMSLLGIRDLSVISTPPQQRRSVKTFVAKYDQLVIREAIARELGRGGQIFFVHNRVRSIHRIAAAIAALVPQARIGVAHGQMAGTQLEDIMVRFINHELDILMCTTIIESGLDIPNANTIIINRADHLGLADIYQLRGRVGRSSRQAYAYLLVASLDHLTPDAQQRLRALMDCSELGGGFKLAMNDLQIRGGGNLLGVSQSGHIAAVGYDLYLELLQATVTDLKRKVQAGEMLPVAEDTIDPEIKLRVAAYLPDTYIQDASQRYHVYRRLSVAGNGSNADLDDAEEEVVDRYGPLPPEGRTLITAIRLKQRLRTLGINKLEQGEGCLIVSFAATTTVEPSRIVHLIEQQSNKKQRTSSIRLTSDQRLVVSLGQQEDPFTQIDSLLNTLAEPVSIVS